A region of Toxorhynchites rutilus septentrionalis strain SRP chromosome 1, ASM2978413v1, whole genome shotgun sequence DNA encodes the following proteins:
- the LOC129763384 gene encoding zinc finger protein 121-like isoform X1, which yields MAVVSNNLDHCSFCSGICNKDLSRVLIPTNIQKQKQKTILENMGSFTSQLTSYPTCDKCRKKFICIHNFPESCFQILSSIELADIKMEPELLIDDHELLDSNNIYEKDPIIEPIEQEAEKQNKGENEEVFLTDEMDEEYDNIPLSRLKDHIRLQKKEKPFKCEKCDNKFRSKHALQLHDRSHTGERSYSCPHCPKTYMYSSKLKIHMRVHTDERPHSCPHCPKWFKNNSTLLDHIRTHTGEPQFSCPNCPKKFKRHKWLKLHICTRTDEHSYSCPHCPKTFKKSSTLNEHIRIHTGERPYSCSLCSKTFRVPFTLNEHFRTHTDEHPYSCPHCPKTYKSSLGLREHIRTHTGECPYSCPHCANAFKTRQQLKHHIQIHTGECPYCPHCSKPFKSHSVLKKHIIQVHIGERRYSCTQCPKAFKSPYSCKLHIRTHTDERSYTCTHCSKAYKNRRDLILHLRRSHASASIIHNQLDKDTGGSRQKSPATIKDDIAEC from the exons ATGGCGGTTGTTAGCAACAATTT AGACCATTGCAGTTTTTGCTCTGGTATATGTAATAAGGATTTGAGTCGCGTGCTGATCCCCACTAACATTCAAAAACAGAAGCAGAAAACTATCCTGGAGAACATGGGCAGTTTCACTTCCCAGCTAACCAGTTATCCTACGTGCGATAAATGTCGCAAAAAATTCATATGCATCCACAACTTTCCCGAGAGTTGCTTTCAAATTTTGTCCAGTATCGAACTGGCTGACATCAAGATGGAACCAGAGTTGCTGATTGATGATCACGAGCTGTTGGATAGTAATAATATTTATGAGAAAGACCCAATAATTGAACCAATTGAACAGGAAGCCGAAAAGCAAAACAAAGGAGAAAACGAAGAGGTGTTCTTAACCGACGAAATGGACGAAGAATACGACAATATCCCACTCAGTCGTTTGAAAGACCACATACGGTTACAAAAGA AAGAAAAACCGTTCAAATGTGAAAAGTGCGACAACAAATTTCGATCAAAACACGCTCTTCAACTGCACGATCGAAGTCATACGG GTGAACGTTCTtattcttgtccacattgtccaaAAACGTACATGTATTCTTCAAAGCTAAAAATTCACATGCGAGTCCACACGG ATGAACGTCCCcattcttgtccacattgtccgaaaTGGTTTAAGAATAATTCAACGCTTCTAGAccacattcgaactcatacgg GTGAACCTCAATTTTCTTGCCCAAATTGTCCGAAGAAGTTTAAACGACATAAATGGCTCAAACTGCACATTTGTACTCGTACCG ATGAGCATTCCTActcttgtccacattgtccgaaaACATTTAAGAAGTCTTCAACACTCAATGAACACATACGAATTCATACGG GCGAACGCCCCTATTCTTGTTCACTTTGTTCGAAAACGTTTCGGGTTCCTTTCACGCTCAATGAACACtttcgaactcatacgg ATGAGCATCCCTActcttgtccacattgtccgaaaACTTATAAGAGTTCTTTAGGACTACGAGagcacattcgaactcatacgg GTGAATGTCCTTATTCTTGTCCACATTGCGCGAATGCGTTTAAGACTAGACAACAGCTCAAACATCACATTCAAATTCATACTG GTGAATGTCCCTATTGTCCACATTGCTCGAAACCGTTTAAGAGTCATTCAGTGCTAAAAAAGCACATCATTCAAGTTCACATTG GCGAACGTCGTTATTCTTGTACTCAATGTCCAAAGGCGTTCAAGAGTCCATATTCATGTAAACTTCACATTCGAACACACACGG ATGAACGCTCCTATACTTGTACACACTGTTCAAAAGCGTATAAGAATCGTAGAGATCTAATACTGCACCTTCGTAGAAGCCATGCGTCTGCGAGTATCATACACAACCAGCTCGATAAAGATACAGGGGGCTCGAGGCAAAAATCACCTGCGACCATCAAGGATGATATAGCGGAATGCTAA
- the LOC129763384 gene encoding gastrula zinc finger protein XlCGF28.1-like isoform X2, translated as MGSFTSQLTSYPTCDKCRKKFICIHNFPESCFQILSSIELADIKMEPELLIDDHELLDSNNIYEKDPIIEPIEQEAEKQNKGENEEVFLTDEMDEEYDNIPLSRLKDHIRLQKKEKPFKCEKCDNKFRSKHALQLHDRSHTGERSYSCPHCPKTYMYSSKLKIHMRVHTDERPHSCPHCPKWFKNNSTLLDHIRTHTGEPQFSCPNCPKKFKRHKWLKLHICTRTDEHSYSCPHCPKTFKKSSTLNEHIRIHTGERPYSCSLCSKTFRVPFTLNEHFRTHTDEHPYSCPHCPKTYKSSLGLREHIRTHTGECPYSCPHCANAFKTRQQLKHHIQIHTGECPYCPHCSKPFKSHSVLKKHIIQVHIGERRYSCTQCPKAFKSPYSCKLHIRTHTDERSYTCTHCSKAYKNRRDLILHLRRSHASASIIHNQLDKDTGGSRQKSPATIKDDIAEC; from the exons ATGGGCAGTTTCACTTCCCAGCTAACCAGTTATCCTACGTGCGATAAATGTCGCAAAAAATTCATATGCATCCACAACTTTCCCGAGAGTTGCTTTCAAATTTTGTCCAGTATCGAACTGGCTGACATCAAGATGGAACCAGAGTTGCTGATTGATGATCACGAGCTGTTGGATAGTAATAATATTTATGAGAAAGACCCAATAATTGAACCAATTGAACAGGAAGCCGAAAAGCAAAACAAAGGAGAAAACGAAGAGGTGTTCTTAACCGACGAAATGGACGAAGAATACGACAATATCCCACTCAGTCGTTTGAAAGACCACATACGGTTACAAAAGA AAGAAAAACCGTTCAAATGTGAAAAGTGCGACAACAAATTTCGATCAAAACACGCTCTTCAACTGCACGATCGAAGTCATACGG GTGAACGTTCTtattcttgtccacattgtccaaAAACGTACATGTATTCTTCAAAGCTAAAAATTCACATGCGAGTCCACACGG ATGAACGTCCCcattcttgtccacattgtccgaaaTGGTTTAAGAATAATTCAACGCTTCTAGAccacattcgaactcatacgg GTGAACCTCAATTTTCTTGCCCAAATTGTCCGAAGAAGTTTAAACGACATAAATGGCTCAAACTGCACATTTGTACTCGTACCG ATGAGCATTCCTActcttgtccacattgtccgaaaACATTTAAGAAGTCTTCAACACTCAATGAACACATACGAATTCATACGG GCGAACGCCCCTATTCTTGTTCACTTTGTTCGAAAACGTTTCGGGTTCCTTTCACGCTCAATGAACACtttcgaactcatacgg ATGAGCATCCCTActcttgtccacattgtccgaaaACTTATAAGAGTTCTTTAGGACTACGAGagcacattcgaactcatacgg GTGAATGTCCTTATTCTTGTCCACATTGCGCGAATGCGTTTAAGACTAGACAACAGCTCAAACATCACATTCAAATTCATACTG GTGAATGTCCCTATTGTCCACATTGCTCGAAACCGTTTAAGAGTCATTCAGTGCTAAAAAAGCACATCATTCAAGTTCACATTG GCGAACGTCGTTATTCTTGTACTCAATGTCCAAAGGCGTTCAAGAGTCCATATTCATGTAAACTTCACATTCGAACACACACGG ATGAACGCTCCTATACTTGTACACACTGTTCAAAAGCGTATAAGAATCGTAGAGATCTAATACTGCACCTTCGTAGAAGCCATGCGTCTGCGAGTATCATACACAACCAGCTCGATAAAGATACAGGGGGCTCGAGGCAAAAATCACCTGCGACCATCAAGGATGATATAGCGGAATGCTAA
- the LOC129763384 gene encoding gastrula zinc finger protein XlCGF28.1-like isoform X3, whose product MAVVSNNLDHCSFCSGICNKDLSRVLIPTNIQKQKQKTILENMGSFTSQLTSYPTCDKCRKKFICIHNFPESCFQILSSIELADIKMEPELLIDDHELLDSNNIYEKDPIIEPIEQEAEKQNKGENEEVFLTDEMDEEYDNIPLSRLKDHIRLQKKEKPFKCEKCDNKFRSKHALQLHDRSHTGERSYSCPHCPKTYMYSSKLKIHMRVHTDERPHSCPHCPKWFKNNSTLLDHIRTHTGEPQFSCPNCPKKFKRHKWLKLHICTRTDEHSYSCPHCPKTFKKSSTLNEHIRIHTGERPYSCSLCSKTFRVPFTLNEHFRTHTDEHPYSCPHCPKTYKSSLGLREHIRTHTGECPYSCPHCANAFKTRQQLKHHIQIHTGECPYCPHCSKPFKSHSVLKKHIIQVHIGERRYSCTQCPKAFKSPYSCKLHIRTHTESFLRR is encoded by the exons ATGGCGGTTGTTAGCAACAATTT AGACCATTGCAGTTTTTGCTCTGGTATATGTAATAAGGATTTGAGTCGCGTGCTGATCCCCACTAACATTCAAAAACAGAAGCAGAAAACTATCCTGGAGAACATGGGCAGTTTCACTTCCCAGCTAACCAGTTATCCTACGTGCGATAAATGTCGCAAAAAATTCATATGCATCCACAACTTTCCCGAGAGTTGCTTTCAAATTTTGTCCAGTATCGAACTGGCTGACATCAAGATGGAACCAGAGTTGCTGATTGATGATCACGAGCTGTTGGATAGTAATAATATTTATGAGAAAGACCCAATAATTGAACCAATTGAACAGGAAGCCGAAAAGCAAAACAAAGGAGAAAACGAAGAGGTGTTCTTAACCGACGAAATGGACGAAGAATACGACAATATCCCACTCAGTCGTTTGAAAGACCACATACGGTTACAAAAGA AAGAAAAACCGTTCAAATGTGAAAAGTGCGACAACAAATTTCGATCAAAACACGCTCTTCAACTGCACGATCGAAGTCATACGG GTGAACGTTCTtattcttgtccacattgtccaaAAACGTACATGTATTCTTCAAAGCTAAAAATTCACATGCGAGTCCACACGG ATGAACGTCCCcattcttgtccacattgtccgaaaTGGTTTAAGAATAATTCAACGCTTCTAGAccacattcgaactcatacgg GTGAACCTCAATTTTCTTGCCCAAATTGTCCGAAGAAGTTTAAACGACATAAATGGCTCAAACTGCACATTTGTACTCGTACCG ATGAGCATTCCTActcttgtccacattgtccgaaaACATTTAAGAAGTCTTCAACACTCAATGAACACATACGAATTCATACGG GCGAACGCCCCTATTCTTGTTCACTTTGTTCGAAAACGTTTCGGGTTCCTTTCACGCTCAATGAACACtttcgaactcatacgg ATGAGCATCCCTActcttgtccacattgtccgaaaACTTATAAGAGTTCTTTAGGACTACGAGagcacattcgaactcatacgg GTGAATGTCCTTATTCTTGTCCACATTGCGCGAATGCGTTTAAGACTAGACAACAGCTCAAACATCACATTCAAATTCATACTG GTGAATGTCCCTATTGTCCACATTGCTCGAAACCGTTTAAGAGTCATTCAGTGCTAAAAAAGCACATCATTCAAGTTCACATTG GCGAACGTCGTTATTCTTGTACTCAATGTCCAAAGGCGTTCAAGAGTCCATATTCATGTAAACTTCACATTCGAACACACACGG AGTCTTTTCTTCGCAGATGA